From the genome of Bdellovibrionales bacterium:
TTCTTGTCCTAGAGCCTCCTTGATGAAAAGGCGGGGCCATGTGTGGGGGGCTGTGCTCATAAGCGATATTCTACAGCAAAGGGGGTTAAAAAATGCCTTCAAGGTGCTGGAAGCGGGTTGGGAAACAAAAAATCTCCTAACAAGTTGAAATATATAGATGATAATGTCTTTTTAAAGAGAAAAAGCCATTTTTCCCTGAAAGACGTGATTGATAAGGCAAATTCTTCTTGAAGAAAGTTTTAATCTACCCTTGACGTGGAAGCGGGATTCCCGTAAATGTGCGCAGCGTTCTCGGAATCGGTGGTAGCGGCTCTTATAAAAAACCTTCAATCCTACGGGAAATGTGAGGGTTCGGGCTTCTAAACGAGGTTTCGGATAGTGCATAAGCTACATAGCTTGCGTCGATATCACGGCTGATTTTATCAGCAGGTCGCGCGGTGTAAGTTGGAGTTCCACACGGAAGGCTTGGTTTGGCGCTTTTCCGTTGTGGTTTTTGTTTTGTCAGTTTTGCCATGACGGCAGGGCTTGAGAAGAAAAAGGAAGATCGAATGTCAACGATTAACCAGCTGGTTCGTAAAAAACGGCAACCGGTTAAGACCCGTGATAAAGTGCCTGCGCTGCAGAAGTGTCCTCAAAAGCGCGGCGTTTGCACGCGCGTTTATACGACGACGCCTAAGAAGCCGAACTCGGCTTTGCGTAAGGTGGCTCGCGTCCGTTTGACCAATGGTCACGAGGTTATTTGTTATATCCCTGGTGAAGGGCACAACCTTCAAGAGCATAGTGTTGTCATGATCCGTGGCGGCCGTGTGAAGGATTTGCCGGGCGTTCGTTATCACATTATTCGTGGCGTTCTTGATACCCAAGGCGTCAAAGACCGTAAAAAGCGCCGCTCGCTTTATGGCGCGAAAAGACCGAAGTAAGGAAGCATAGACATGGCACGTCGTCGTCGCGCAGAAAAAAGAGTGGTTCTTCCCGATCCTAAGTTCGGGGAAATCCTCATCACGAAATTTATGAACGTCCTTATGCTGGATGGCAAGAAGTCTGCCGCCGAGAGGATCGTTTACGGTGCTTTGGATAAGATCAGCGCCAAGTCAAAGGTCGGTTCTCTTGATGTTTTCAAGACGGCTTTGGACAAGGTTCGCCCTCATCTGGAAGTGCGCTCACGCCGCGTTGGCGGAGCCACCTATCAGGTTCCTGTTGAAGTGCGCCCCGAGCGCAGCATGGCTTTGGCGATGCGCTGGATCATTCGTGCCGCTCGCGCTCGCGCTGAGACGACCATGATTGATCGTTTGGCGGCTGAGCTTATGGCGGCGTCGAACGACAATGGCGCGTCTGTCAAGAAACGTGAAGATACCCACCGTATGGCGGAGGCGAACAAGGCCTTCTCCCATTATCGCTGGTAAGGAAAGAAAAGACCTATGGCACGTACCACTCCCATCGAGAATTATCGCAATATCGGCATCATGGCTCACATTGATGCGGGTAAGACGACGACGACCGAACGCATCCTGTATTACACCGGCAAGTCCTATAAGATCGGCGAAGTGCATGAAGGCACGGCGACGATGGATTGGATGGAGCAGGAGCAGGAACGTGGCATTACGATTACGTCCGCTGCCACCACGACTTTCTGGCGCGACCATCGCGTCAACATCATTGATACGCCGGGACACGTCGACTTTACGATTGAAGTTGAGCGTTCGCTTCGCGTCCTTGACGGAACCGTTTGCGTTCTTGATGCCGTTGCTGGTGTTGAGCCCCAGACAGAGACCGTTTGGCGTCAGGCTGACAAGTATCACGTTCCTCGTTTTGTGTTCGTCAACAAGATGGATCGCACGGGTGCGAACTTCTATCGTTGCGTTGATATGGTCAAGGACCGCTTGGGCTGCAACGTTTTGATCCTTCAACTGCCAATTGGATCGGAAGCCGAGTTTAAAGGCATTGTTGACTTGCGCCGCATGAAGGCCGTGATTTGGGAAAATGAAGCGCTGGGCGCCAATTTCCATGATGAAGAGATTCCTGCCGATTTGATGGACAAAGCTATCGAGTATCACAAGACACTCGTAGAAAATGCCGTCGAAATGGATGACGTGGCGATGGAAGCCTATTTGGGCGGAACAGAGCCTTCCTTGGAAGTTCTTGACGCTTGCATTCGCAAGGGCACGATTGGCATGAAGTTTGTGCCTGTTCTTTGTGGATCCGCCTTTAAGAATAAGGGCGTGCAGCCCATGCTGGATGCTGTTGTTGATTATTGGCCTTCACCGGTTGATATCGGCGCTGTTCATGGTTTTGATGTCGATACGCATGAACCAATGTCTCGTGAACCTTCTGATGCCGCGCCTTTGTCGGCTTTGGCGTTTAAGATCATGACGGATCCTTTCGTGGGTTCTCTGACCTTTACGCGCATCTATTCTGGCACGATTTCGGCTGGCAGCTATGTACAAAACACCATTAAAGGTGATCGCGAACGTATCGGTCGTATGCTTTTGATGCATGCCAACA
Proteins encoded in this window:
- the rpsL gene encoding 30S ribosomal protein S12, coding for MSTINQLVRKKRQPVKTRDKVPALQKCPQKRGVCTRVYTTTPKKPNSALRKVARVRLTNGHEVICYIPGEGHNLQEHSVVMIRGGRVKDLPGVRYHIIRGVLDTQGVKDRKKRRSLYGAKRPK
- the rpsG gene encoding 30S ribosomal protein S7, translating into MARRRRAEKRVVLPDPKFGEILITKFMNVLMLDGKKSAAERIVYGALDKISAKSKVGSLDVFKTALDKVRPHLEVRSRRVGGATYQVPVEVRPERSMALAMRWIIRAARARAETTMIDRLAAELMAASNDNGASVKKREDTHRMAEANKAFSHYRW
- the fusA gene encoding elongation factor G, which encodes MARTTPIENYRNIGIMAHIDAGKTTTTERILYYTGKSYKIGEVHEGTATMDWMEQEQERGITITSAATTTFWRDHRVNIIDTPGHVDFTIEVERSLRVLDGTVCVLDAVAGVEPQTETVWRQADKYHVPRFVFVNKMDRTGANFYRCVDMVKDRLGCNVLILQLPIGSEAEFKGIVDLRRMKAVIWENEALGANFHDEEIPADLMDKAIEYHKTLVENAVEMDDVAMEAYLGGTEPSLEVLDACIRKGTIGMKFVPVLCGSAFKNKGVQPMLDAVVDYWPSPVDIGAVHGFDVDTHEPMSREPSDAAPLSALAFKIMTDPFVGSLTFTRIYSGTISAGSYVQNTIKGDRERIGRMLLMHANTREELKEAHAGDIVALTALKDTKTGDTLCDTAKPIVLEKMEFPDPVIEMAIEPKSKADQDKMTNALLRLVQEDPSFRLAVNHETGQTTIKGMGELHLDIKVDILRRAPYNCEVIVGDPQVAYRETITRKATVDYTHKKQSGGSGQFARVIIDFEPVEAGVGYSFESKVVGGSVPKEYIPGVEKGLAGSLDNGVIAGFPTIDFKATLVDGGYHDVDSSALAFEIAARAAFKEGIQKAGPVLLEPIMKVEVVTPEDYMGDVIGDLNSRRGQISGMDTRGNANVVNAMVPLANMFGYVNRLRSMTQGRALFTMEFDHYEQVPAQVALEVKAKLAG